Part of the Paenibacillus sp. FSL R7-0273 genome is shown below.
CTGCAGCAGGCCTGAGGTGATGCGCTGAGCCAGCGTCTCACTGATCTGCTGCGGCAGGGTTTTGCTGCTGCCGCGTTTTAAATCGATGTGCACCGGTCCTTCCTCCCAACTGTTATATTTACCACTTTACTGTTATACCGCTATGCCGTTATGATACAACAAAATTCAACCGCGGGGAGATTTTTCTATGAAGATCCATTATGCCGAAATGACGAACCATCTCGGTTCATCAGCCGTTCGCGATATACTCAAGGTTACACAAGGTAAGGATATTATCTCGCTGGCCGGCGGGCTGCCTGCAGAGGAGCTTTTCCCGCTGGAAGCAGTTCGTGATGCTTATGACCGGGCACTTGCGGGCAGCGCTTCATCGCTGCAGTACGGGCTTACCGAAGGCTATGCTCCGCTTCGCGAGGCTGTTGCCGCAAGACTTGGGCGTCAAGGCATTTCTGTTCAGGCCGGCGACATGCTGCTTACCACCGGATCGCAGCAGGCGATCGACCTGTTCTGCAAGGTGCTGCTTAATCCGGGGGATAAGGTGCTGGTTGAAGCACCGACTTATCTTGCAGCTCTGCAGGTGCTGAATTCTTACCGGGCCGATATCGTTACCGTAGACAATGATGAAGAAGGCATGCTGCCGGAGCATCTGGAGGAGCAGCTGAAGCTGCACCGCCCCAAGGTGCTCTATGCCGTCCCCACCTTCAACAATCCGTCCGGGAGCAGCTGGAGCAGAGAGCGCCGTGAGCGGACTGTTGAATTATGCCGCCGGTACAATGTGCTGATTCTGGAGGATAATCCTTATGGGGAGATCGCATTCGATGAGGCGCCAGGCGCTTATCCTCCTGCTATGGCAGCGATTGACAGAAGCTCCGGTGAAGAGCCTTGCGTGGTATACACCGGAACCTTTTCCAAAATCGTCGCACCGGCCCTGCGCACAGGCTGGATCACCGGCCCCTCCGAGCTGATCGGAGTCATCGCCAAGGCCAAGCAGGCTGCCGACCTGCACTCCAGCGCCATCGACCAGCGGGCCCTGTATGAGCTGCTGCAGCACTTTGACATTGAGGCTCATATCCGCATCATCTCCCGGGAATACCATTCCCGGATGAAGCTGCTGGCTGGTGAGCTCAGCACAGCGCGCTGGAAGGCTGCCAGCTTCCGTGAGCCGCGCGGCGGGATGTTCCTGTGGCTGGAGCTGCCTTCGGGCATAAATACATCCAGGCTGCTGCCGTATGCAGTGGAGCAGGGCGTAGCCTTCGTTCCGGGCGAGGTGTTCTATGCAGCTAATCCGCTGAAAAATGCAATGCGGCTCAACTTTACCCATACGCCGCCTGAGCTGCTGCCGGCCGCTGTGCGGCGGCTGGAGGCTGCGCTGGAGAACTATGAGCGTACGCTAGCTAGGGCAGCGGACACACTCGTATAGCAGGCAGGGAGTTGCTGCCTCCGTGTATGCGAGGCAGACCGGAGGCTAGCAAATCCCTGCAGTGCTACTGTTGGGCTGCTCCTTCATTCCGCCCATTTTGCCGCGCAGGGGCAAATCAAAGGCATTTTTGCCCTTCATTCCGCCCAATTAGCCGCGCAACGACAATTCAAAGGCATTTTTGCCCTTCATTCCGTCCGTTTGACCGCGCAGGGTCAAATCAAAGGCACTTTTGCCCTTCATTCCGTCCGTTTGACCGCGCAGGGGCAAATCAAAGGCACTTTTGCCCTTCATTCCGCCCATTTAGCGGCGCTGGGACAATTCAAGGGCACTTTTGCCCTTCATTCCGTCCGTTTGACCGCGCAGGGTCAAATCAAAGGCACTTTTGCCCTTCATTCCTCCTGTTTAGCCGCGCTGGGGCAAATCAAGGGCATTTTTGCCCTTCAACCTGCCCATCTGAGCCACCGTCGTGCAGCATAAGTTAAATTGTTCCTACACTTAGTTACCTTTTAATTCCTTCTTCAGCTCATAGCATGACGCCAGGATCATCAGTTGGAAAAACGCGCCATCTATTTCAGGCTAAACTACCCTTCATATACTCCCCACAATTCTTTTTCACAATATTCCCTTCTAACCTTCTATTTAGATTGAACTAATAAAATTGCTGTTTTGGGATTGCATGTGACTCCAGAGAATGTTTGGACTTCCAGCCGCTGCCCTTCTGCAGATTTCTTGATTTATACCGTTTTTAACGGTTGAAATCCGCAGACAGCTTATGCTTCCGATGCGAGCTTTTCTGCGAAAAGCTTTCAGGCGGTCGCTACCGCTCCTCCACTTCCAAAATTCCCCTCCGCCACTTTTCCCTTAACTTAAATTCTTAAGTTCAATCTATATAAACGCCTATCCCTATCCGTTCTCACTCCACTCCATTTCTCTCCACACCACCCCGCTTATTTCACCGAACAGTGATTCATTTCAGTACACCCTTATTCCCAAGTATGTCCAATGTCCACAATTCCCGGAACACCAAAAAAAGCGGCCCTCCGCAAGGAGAGCCGCTAGCTTGTCGTATATAAGCTTCATAAGTAGCCATATCAGTCACAATAGGTTGTCAGTTAGGAAAGTTTGCCGTAAGCCGGGTTCTGTGCTCGTTGTGGTTCATACGGGAACAACCCTCCCACCATAAGCGACAATCATCTATCTAGGCCGTACATTACTGCACAGCTCCAGCGACCAACCTAGACACGCCTCAGGCGAAGGCTGCCCTTCCGGTAAAGGAAGCGCTGTGTCTCATTAGGTCTTGCTCCAGATGGGGTTTACCAGGAACGAAGTCACCAGCGTTCCTCGGGGTCTCTTACACCTCGGTTCCATCCTTGCCTGTGCCGCTATAAAGCGGCCATCGGCGGTCCATTTCTGTGGCACTATCCTTCGGCTCGCGCCGACTGGACGTTATCCAGCACCCTGCCTTGTGGAGCCCGGACTTTCCTCCCGCGGACAAGCCGCCGGCGATTGTCTGTCAAACTTCCCGAACAACATTGTATATTATACAGACTTGCACCAGCCTGCACAAGTACAAATAAAGGGATTCTAGAGGAATCTGAACGGCTCTGTGCCGATTTCAGAAGCGTAGACTGTTGTATCGTACTTATGCTCAGTCAGCTTGCCGCTCATCCACTCTGCTACCTTGACCTTCATAATCTTCTCGGCATTATGGCCCGGATCAATCAGCGTAATCCCCGCCAGGTAGGCGTCCTGTGCGGTATGGTAATCAATATCACCCGTTACCAGCACATCAGCCCCTTTAAAAATAGCGCTGTTATAATATTTGGCCCCCGAGCCGCCCATTACAGCAGCCTTACGGATCCTGCGGTTCAAGTCGCCGACAACACGGACATGCTCCACATCCAGACCTTTTTTGACCGTTTCGATGAACTCCCCGAGTGTTACCGGCTCCTTGAGCCTGCCTACCCGGCCAAGCCCGAAGCTGCGGCCTTTAAGATCCATGGAATAAAGATCATAAGCAACCTCTTCATAAGGATGAGCCTTCAGCATCGCCTGGACTACCTTATTACGCACAGACAAAGGCACGATGGTTTCGATGCGGATTTCTTCGGCGCGTTCCATTTTCCCGGCCTCTCCAATAAAGGGATCAGAGCCCTCACGCGGCACAAACGTCCCGTAGCCTTCAATGTTGAAGCTGCAGTGGCTATAATTGCCGATCCAGCCGGCGCCTGCGTTAAGAATCGCATCCAGCACCTTCTGATGGTGGTCCTTTGGAACGAACACTACCAGCTTGGACAGCTGATCCGTATGAATATCCTTGATTGGCGCCCCATCTTCAATCCCCAGTGCTTCGGCCATCCAGTCATTCATTCCGCCTTCAGCCACGTCGAGATTGGTATGGCTGATATAGACGGCGATATCGTTTTTGATCAGCTTTTCGTAGAGTTTACCCATAGGAGTGTCAGTCTGGATTCCTTTGATCGGCCGGAAAATAATCGCATGGTGCGCAATGATCAGGTTGCAGCCCTTGGCAATAGCTTCGTCCACAACCTCATCGTTCACATCAAGGGCAACCAGCACGCCGGTAATTTCCTTTTGCAGGCTGCCAAGCTGCAGGCCCACATTATCCCATTCCTCGGCCAGATGCTTCGGGGCAAGCTGCTCCATGTAGCTGATTACAGTCTGTCCTTTGGCAAACATTCCAGCACCTCCGAAATTTTCTTGATCTGCGCACGGATTGCAGTCCGCTTTTCTTCTGCCGATTCCAGCTCAGAACGGGACAGGGATGCCAATATTCCCTCCAGCTTGGCAATTTCACCCTGCCACTTGGCGAAGAACACCGCATTTGGCTTCTCCAGCAGCCAAGGCCCCATCTGCACCAGCAGATCAGGACTCAGGACAACACCACCCGGCAGCACCCGCTCCAGATACAGCTGCTCATTCGTCAGTCCGAAGGCCTGGCCTTCAGGCAGCGCAGTCAGCACTTCATACGTTTTGCCATCCTCCTCGAGGATATGCTCGGTTGTGACCACCCAGCCGTTATTCAACAGCCAGCGGCGCAGAATGTCTTCGCCTACGTTCGGCTGCAGAGCCAGGGTTTTGACCCCCTCCAGCTTGCCGAGCACCCGTCCGCGTTCCAGAATAGCCGCAATCAGTGATCCGCCCATACCGGCGATTGTGATACAGTCAGCTTCCCCCGGTTCCAGCACTTCCAGGCCGTCACCGCGCCGTACAGCTATTTTTGCTCCTAATCCGGCCTCTGCAACGCCCCTGCGGGCCGCTTCGTACGGACCCGGATTGACTTCACCGGCAATTGCCGAGACGGCTTTGCCGCTTTCTACAGCAGCTGCAGGAAGCAGCGCGTGATCTGAGCCGATGTCGGCAAGTCTGCTTCCTTCCGGCACCTGTTCCAGCAAAAGCTGCAGCCGGTCTGATAATTTAACTTTGTTCATGATGCCACCCACGTTATCCATTTTTTTCGGAAAATAAACAGCAGAGCCAGCCCCGCCGCAATCTTCACTATCAGTAACAGTGATACCCATTCCGGAAAGCCCTCTCTCAGCCACAGCGCATCAACTTCCGGCATAAGCCATAACGAAACCCCGACGCCCAGATAGACGCCTGATACGCCGCTTACCTTGTGATAGAGCAGCCAGCTTAACCATACCATCAGTACACAGAGCGGCAGCCAGAGCAGCTCCAGCTCCAGCATGGACGCATCCGGGCGCATCTGTCCGGAGAAACCGGCATAGAGCAGTGCCCAAAAGGCGATACCGCAATAGTGCAGCAGCCCGATCCTCAGGGAGAAGCCGAGCACACTCCAGAGCAGCCCGCAGCCGGCAATCAGCAGAGGCCGCCAGAAATCAGGATCCAGATCATGCAGCGCAATCATCCACAGGCCAAAGCCCATGGTGAGCACGCTTCCGGCGCCTGCCAGCAGCAGGCTGATTGTCTGATTGCGGTCCCGGTAAATAGCCGAATAACCGTAACAGACGACTAAGACACAGAGTGCCGTCGCAAGTTGCAAAGGCCAGGGAAAAACGCTAAAATAAAGACTAATCATGAAAATCAAGGAAATTATTCCAAAACCAAACAACCATATTTTGATGCTTCCCTGCTGCAGATTTTGCAGCGACACCGGGTTACTGTCCTTGATTTTATCCTCGTCATTATAGAGGTTGGTCAGAAAATCACAGTATTGCTCCGGCAGCAGCTTGCTTCTTCTCCAGTATTGAATCTCTTTGATAATGGTCTCACGTTTTTCCAGATTCAACGCCTGATCCCCCATTTCCCCCTGGTGCTTAGGCTGTTCTTGAAGCGCAAAGGACCTCCTGCCGCCGTGCAGCAGAAGGTCCGGTTATATTACAACTATTCGAGGAAATCCTTGAGCCGTTTGCTGCGGCTCGGGTGACGCAGCTTGCGCAGCGCCTTGGCTTCAATCTGGCGGATCCGCTCACGGGTTACGCCAAACACCTTGCCCACTTCCTCAAGTGTTCTTGTCCGTCCGTCATCCAGACCGAAGCGGAGTCTCAGCACGTTCTCTTCACGCTCGGTGAGCGTGTCCAGCACATCCTCCAGCTGTTCCTTCAGCAGCTCATATGCAGCTGCATCTGCAGGGGCAAGCGCCTCCTGATCCTCGATGAAATCACCCAGATGTGAATCATCCTCTTCCCCGATCGGCGTTTCCAGCGACACCGGCTCCTGGGCAATCTTCATGATTTCTCTGACCTTCTCAACAGTCAGCTCCATCTCAGCCGCAATTTCCTCCGGCGACGGCTCGCGTCCCAGTTCCTGCAGCAGCTGGCGGGATACACGGATCAGCTTGTTGATTGTCTCCACCATATGCACCGGAATACGGATCGTCCGCGCCTGGTCGGCAATCGCACGGGTGATGGCCTGACGGATCCACCAGGTAGCATAGGTACTGAATTTGAAGCCTTTGTTGTGGTCGAACTTCTCAACCGCTTTGATCAGACCCATATTGCCCTCCTGGATCAGATCCAGGAACAGCATGCCGCGTCCGACATAACGCTTGGCGATACTTACAACGAGACGCAGGTTGGCTTCCGCCAGACGGCGTTTTGCTTCCTCATCACCGTTCTTGATGCGCATGGCCAGCTCAACCTCATCATCTGCAGAGAGCAGGGGCACACGGCCGATTTCCTTCAGATACATCCGAACAGGGTCATTGATCTTGATCCCCGGCGGAAGCGACAAGTCGTCGTCAAAGCTGAAATCATCGCTGTCGTTATTCTCATTGTCCTCCCCCTGACGCAGCGGAGAGCCTTCATCCTCGTTATCATTAACCACTTCAATCCCGTGATCGCTGAGCTGCTCGTAGAACTCCTCCATCTGCTCGGGGTCCTGATCAAACGGCGACAGTTTCTCCATGATATCTTTGTAGTTCAATGATGATCTTTTTTTACCTTGTTCAATAAGCTGGTCCTTAACCTGATCCAGAGTAAATTCTGCTTCCAGTTCAGTATGCTGATCGTTCGCCATAATTCGACTCCCTCCTCCCTAGGTACATCCTGTCAGTTCCTCATTGTCTCTCTAGGGTTATAATCTCACTTGCTATTTGTGCCGCACGCAAAAAGTCGCCGGATTTCTCCGCTTGAATCATCTCTTCACGCTTCTGCTCCATCTTGCGCTGTACAGGGTATTTCTTCACTTCACGGATGCAGTCATCCAGAACCTGCGTGTTCCAGTCCGGAGGGGTGTCCATCATGGATATCGCCGTGGCGGTTTTCTCCAGACGGTCATCCTGAAGCGATGATAGAAACCGGCTGATGCCGGGCGGTTTGCCTTGCGCGTAGTAGGCATATAGATAAGCGGCAATTGCCGCATGATCATCGATGTTAAAATCTTCTCCGAGGCGTTCGCCTACATAGGCGGCAGCATCCGGGTCCTGTATCATTAAAGACAGCAGTCTCCGTTCTGCAGCATGATAAGCGGGGAGCAAAGCCGGTGTCTGCACTTGCCCTTTTTTATGCCTACCATTATTCCACCTGTTGTCGTTATTATCCCCTTCGGGCATGTTTTTTTGCATTGATGCCCGCAGTAAGTTGCAGTCCTGCTTCAGGCTGTCATAGGACAGCTCCAGCTCGGAGGATATTTCCCGCAAATATACTTCCCGCTCGGTTGAGGATTGCAGGGTGGCAATAATCTGCAGCGCCTCCTTGACATAGGCGATTTTGCCGTCTTCCTCTAGGAGTATATGGTTTTTTTTCAGATATATAAGCTTAAATTTTATGGCTGAGACGGCTGAATCGATGATCCGCTCCATGAAGCTTTCCCCGCCGTGACGGGAGATAAATTCATCAGGGTCCATTCCGCCCGGCAGTACGGCCACCTTCACCCGCAGCCCGCTTTCCTCCAGCATCGGGATTGCCTTCAGCGCTGCAGCTTGTCCTGCCTTGTCGCCGTCATAGGAGAGAACAATCTCGTCCCCCAGACTTTTCATCAGTGCCACATGGCTTTCCGTCAGCGACGTACCCATAGTAGCTACTCCGTTATGCACCCCTGCTTCCCAGGCCGAAATGACATCGCCGTATCCTTCAAAAAGGACGATTTGCCGCGTTTTGCGGATGGATGCTTTGGACTGGTGCAGATTGTACAAAATCCGGCTTTTGTTAAATATTCTGCTCTCCGCGGAATTCAGATATTTCGGCTGTCCGTCTCCGAGGATTCTACCGGCAAAAGCCACCACCTTGCCCATCCGGTTCGCAATCGGAAAAATAATCCGTCCGCGGAAGCGGTCAATGTAGCCTTTGCCTTCACCTCTGGCAGACAGCAGCCCGCCCTTCTCCATCTCGGCAAGATCAAACCCGCGTTTCTCAAGGAATTGCAGCAGCGTATCCCAGCGGTCCGGAGCAAAACCGATCTGGAACTGGTCAATCATTTTGTCGCTGAAGTTCCGGGATCTCAAATAATTCATGGCGGCTGTGCCGTATTCCGTGTTCTTCAGCAGAAAATGATAAAACTTCGCCGACAATTCATAAGCTGAAATCAGCCGGTCCCGCTCAGGATCCGGGGGAGACAATGTTCCGCCCCTGCCCTCAGGAATTGCAATATCACTTTCTTCCGCCATTATTCTGACTGCTTCGGGGAAGGATAGTCCTTCGATTTCCATCCTGAACTTGATGGCATTTCCACCCATACCGCAGCCAAAGCAATGGAACACTCCCCTATCGGGGGTTACTGTGAAGGAAGGGGATTTCTCCGAGTGGAACGGGCAGAGGCCCCATAAATACTTCCCCTGCTTGGTCAGATGGACAACCTTGCCGACAGTTTCGACAATATCATGCCGCGCCAGCACGCTCTCGATAACTTCTTCCGGAATATTACCGTGTCCGCTTGCCACTTTTAGCCACCTTCATCTCTTAACAAATAAATATAATTCGCTATTGCTGCACATTCTCCTGCAAAATTGTTAAAAGTTTTGTCAGTTTATGTTGAAAAAGATTTTTTTCCTCGGCTGTGATCGCTTTAGGCCCTTTGGAATAGTGTCCGCGCCTGCGTTCCACAGCTCTGGCATGCCTGCCCTCCAGCATAAAATCCATCTTGGAATCCTCATATTCCTGTCCGCGGTTCGACAGCACTCTGCACCGTTTGCCAAGCGCCAGCGCAGCCAGCCCGTAATCCTGGGTAATGACGATATCCCCGGCAGCAATATGATTAGCGATGTAAAGATCGGCACTGTCTGCTCCGCGGTCCACCTGAACGACTGTAACCCCTTCATCCGCCTGAAGCACATGATCATAAGAGGACACCATCAGAACAGGGATACCAAAGGTACGCGCACAAGCCGTAATCTCTTTTTTAACCGGACAAGCATCCCCGTCGACGACAATTTTTGCTCCGCGGGGCTTTTCCATCGCCATCACCAGATTCCTGTGTAATATATATACGCTTTACGCAAACCGAAATCCTTCTTTCGATAAAGCATAAATACGGAACGGATGTCAACTTACGCATTGGCACCGTTCCGTATATTTATACCCCAAAGCATCGATCTATACCATAGTTCACACAAAATCACAACATTTTTAGGCCGGCTGCCCAAAAAAACGTGATCGCTTCCTATAACAAAGCCCTATTAAAGCCAAGGCGCTCCAATACCCGCCAGAGCAATTACCAGACCAGCTTGCCAAAATCAGCAAAGACTCTGGAATCTGCATCCACGCCTGCCAACAGCGCCAGACGGTTCGTACGGATCTGCTCGTCCTCGGCCATAACCATTACGGAATCGAAGAAGCCGGTAACGGCATCCTTCAAGCCGGACAGAATCCGCAGCGCTTCAGCGGCATTACGGGCAGCAATCGCTTCCTGATAAGGCGCATGGATGCTCTGCCATGTCTCATACAGCTTAACTTCGGCTTCCTCCTTCAGCAGGGAAGGCTCGATAACAGCACCTTCTCCGGCTTTAGCAGCCAGATTGCTGACACGGGTCAGCGAATCTACAGTCACTTTAAAATCATCCTGAGTACTTACAGCCTCGGTAAGCGCCCGGCTTCGGCCGACCACATCAACGATATCGTCAAACCCTGCAGCCGTTACTGCTTCTACAACATCATAGCGGATATTGTCATCAGCCAGCAGGCGTTTTACACGCAGACCGAAGAACTCGTACAGGTTATTACGCAATTCAGGGGCAAAATGTTTCTCTGAACGTAAATTTTCATGTACTTCCACGGCTGCAGTGAAAATTTCCTGTAAGCTGATGGACAGCTTGTGCTCCAGAAGCATCTGCACAATACCTGCCGCCTGACGGCGCAGCGCATAAGGGTCCTGGGAACCGGTCGGGATGATTCCGATGGAAAAGCTGCCGACAATCGTGTCGATTTTATCAGCTAGGCTGACTACAAGGCCTGCTTCAGTCGAAGGCACACTGTCTCCGGCAAAACGCGGCTGGTAGTGCTCGAAGATTCCTTTTGCCACATTCTCGGCTTCTCCGGCTTTGCGGGCGTAATCCTCACCCATCGTGCCCTGGAGCTCAGGGAATTCACCCACCATCTGGGTTACCAGGTCGAATTTGCAGATATCGGCAGTGCGGCTTACTTCAGCTGCTGCAGCTGCAGACAGTCCAAGCTTGGCGGCCAGGGAATCGGCAATGGCCCGGATTCTGCGCACTTTGTCGCCTACGCTGCCCAGCTCTACCTGATAAACGATATTTTCGAGCTTGGCAAGGGCATCGCTGATCTGCAGCTTCTGGTCTTCTTCATAGAAGAACTTGGCATCCGACAGGCGGGCGCGCAGTACCTTTTCGTTCCCTTTGGCAATCACATCAAGCGATTCCGCATTACCATTGCGCACAGTTACGAAGAACGGCAGCAGCTTGCCGGCACTGTCCAGCACAGGGAAATAACGCTGGTGCTCACGCATCGAAGTAATCAGCACATCCTGCGGAATGTCCAGGAAGGAAGGATCAAAGGTACCGAACAGCACAGTCGGTGTCTCTACCAGGAACAGGACCTCTTCCAGCAAGTCTTCCTTAATGGCGATTGTCCATTCTTTTTCTGCAGCCAGCTTGTTGATCTGCTCCAGAATCAGTGCCTCGCGTTCCTTCACGTCCACCAGCACATGCTGCGCGCGCAGCGCTTCAACATAATCTGCCGGCTGGGCAATCACAGCATCCGTACCCAGGAAACGGTGGCCGCGGCTCACATTGCCTGCTTTGACGCCAGTGATTTCCAGATTAACAATCTCCTGGCCGAACAAAGCTACCAGCCAGCGGATCGGGCGGACAAACTTGAAGTCATAAGCACCCCAGCGCATATTTTTCGGGAAGGTCATCGCATTCACGATTCCGGTCAATCCCTCGACAAGCAGGGAGGAGGTCTCCACGCCGTCGCTGTTTTTGGTCACATAGATGTATTCAACGCCTGCCAGCTCCTTGAATGTGAACTGTTCAGGATCTACACCCTGGCTGCGGGCAAAACCAAGCGCCGCCTTGCTCCAGTCACCGTTAGCATCAAGTGCGATTTTGCGGGAAGGACCCTTTACCTCTTCACTGACATCAGACTGCTTCTCAGCAGCTTCTTTTACCAGTACAGCCAGTCTGCGCGGTGTAGCATATGCCGTCACTCCGCTATGCTCAATGCGGGAAGCATCCAGCCATTTGGCTGTTCTGTCCTGCAGCTGCTCCATCGCCGCCCGGATAAACCGGGCCGGAATTTCCTCAAGTCCAATCTCGAACAAAATATCTTTAGACATGCTCAGCACCTTCTTTCTTCAGCAGCGGGAAGCCCAGCTTCTCGCGTTCCTCCATATAGGTCGCGGCAACCGTACGGGCCAGATTACGCACTCTTGTAATAAAGCCGGTCCGTTCCGTTACACTGATTGCTCCGCGCGCATCCAAAAGGTTGAAGGTATGCGAGCATTTCAGCACATAATCGTAGGCCGGGAACACCAGATGGTTCTCCATGGCTCTGCGCGCTTCCTGTTCATAGGTGTTAAACAGGGTAAACAGCATCTGCACATCGGATACTTCAAAGGTATATGTGGAATGCTCAACCTCAGGCTGATGGAAAACGTCACCGTAGGTCACGCCGTCCACCCACTCCAGATCAAATACATTTTCCTTCTCCTGAATGTAGGAAGCCAGACGCTCCATCCCATAGGTAATTTCTACTGCCACAGGACTGGTCTCAATTCCGCCGACCTGCTGGAAGTAAGTGAACTGTGTGATCTCCATACCGTCCAGCCAAACCTCCCAGCCGAGGCCCGCACAGCCCAGCGACGGATTCTCCCAGTTATCTTCAACAAAACGGATGTCATGCAAAAGCGGGTCTACGCCCAGTGCCTTCAGACTGTCCAGGTACAGCTCCTGGATGTTGTCCGGCGAAGGCTTGATGATGACCTGGAACTGGTGATGCTGATACAGACGGTTCGGGTTCTCGCCATAACGGCCGTCCGACGGGCGGCGGGAAGGCTCTACATAAGCCACTTTCCACGGCTCGGGCCCCAGTGAGCGCAAAAACGTCATAGGGTTCATCGTTCCGGCCCCTTTTTCCGTATCGTACGGGTTGACGAGAATACAGTTCTGTTCTGCCCAGAACTGCTGCAGCGTCAAAATCATCTGCTGAAAATTCATACTACCGACTCCTTCGCTTTACAAGTGTATTGGCATCGCTGCCGTGAAGCATCTTACTGTGCCGCGATGGAGGCGGCGTTCTTCTATGCTGCAGAGCCTGTCGATGTAACAAGCCCCTGCAATACAAAAAAGCCCCCGCCCCCATGCCTGATATCCAGACATAGGGACGAGAGCTTGACATATACTCCCGCGGTTCCACCCTACTTGATTACGCCACGAATAGACGAAATCCACTTTTCCTTCGGCCGTTTCCGCACTCCCGGGTGCCCTGTTCATGAACCATGCGCTGCCGGGCTTCCACTCTCCCCGGCTCGCTTAAGCGGCAACTGTGTCCATTACTTTCCCGATCACTGCACGTCTCCGATCACTCAGAGTATTACACGGCTGTAAAATTAAAAAGAAACTGTTCCCATAGTAACGGAATTTTCGGGATTCGTCAAATATTGTATTTATCCAGCTGGTCAAGGAAGCCCTGTGACTTCAGCTTCAGCCCGAGCTGGGCGTCCATGAAGGCACGCATAACCGTCTTAAGCTCGCTGCGGGTTGCTTCCTTTACATCGACATTGCCGAGGCGTGTCAGGTCAAGGGCAGCGAATACGCGCAGCAGCTTCAGCGCACGCGGAGAAATCTCCATCGCCGGAGGATCATTGTGCCTGCAGCTGCGGCACAGCACACCGCCGAGCCGCGGACTGATCCGCAGCTCTTCA
Proteins encoded:
- a CDS encoding aminotransferase-like domain-containing protein — its product is MKIHYAEMTNHLGSSAVRDILKVTQGKDIISLAGGLPAEELFPLEAVRDAYDRALAGSASSLQYGLTEGYAPLREAVAARLGRQGISVQAGDMLLTTGSQQAIDLFCKVLLNPGDKVLVEAPTYLAALQVLNSYRADIVTVDNDEEGMLPEHLEEQLKLHRPKVLYAVPTFNNPSGSSWSRERRERTVELCRRYNVLILEDNPYGEIAFDEAPGAYPPAMAAIDRSSGEEPCVVYTGTFSKIVAPALRTGWITGPSELIGVIAKAKQAADLHSSAIDQRALYELLQHFDIEAHIRIISREYHSRMKLLAGELSTARWKAASFREPRGGMFLWLELPSGINTSRLLPYAVEQGVAFVPGEVFYAANPLKNAMRLNFTHTPPELLPAAVRRLEAALENYERTLARAADTLV
- a CDS encoding Nif3-like dinuclear metal center hexameric protein is translated as MFAKGQTVISYMEQLAPKHLAEEWDNVGLQLGSLQKEITGVLVALDVNDEVVDEAIAKGCNLIIAHHAIIFRPIKGIQTDTPMGKLYEKLIKNDIAVYISHTNLDVAEGGMNDWMAEALGIEDGAPIKDIHTDQLSKLVVFVPKDHHQKVLDAILNAGAGWIGNYSHCSFNIEGYGTFVPREGSDPFIGEAGKMERAEEIRIETIVPLSVRNKVVQAMLKAHPYEEVAYDLYSMDLKGRSFGLGRVGRLKEPVTLGEFIETVKKGLDVEHVRVVGDLNRRIRKAAVMGGSGAKYYNSAIFKGADVLVTGDIDYHTAQDAYLAGITLIDPGHNAEKIMKVKVAEWMSGKLTEHKYDTTVYASEIGTEPFRFL
- a CDS encoding tRNA (adenine(22)-N(1))-methyltransferase, whose amino-acid sequence is MNKVKLSDRLQLLLEQVPEGSRLADIGSDHALLPAAAVESGKAVSAIAGEVNPGPYEAARRGVAEAGLGAKIAVRRGDGLEVLEPGEADCITIAGMGGSLIAAILERGRVLGKLEGVKTLALQPNVGEDILRRWLLNNGWVVTTEHILEEDGKTYEVLTALPEGQAFGLTNEQLYLERVLPGGVVLSPDLLVQMGPWLLEKPNAVFFAKWQGEIAKLEGILASLSRSELESAEEKRTAIRAQIKKISEVLECLPKDRL
- the rpoD gene encoding RNA polymerase sigma factor RpoD, with product MANDQHTELEAEFTLDQVKDQLIEQGKKRSSLNYKDIMEKLSPFDQDPEQMEEFYEQLSDHGIEVVNDNEDEGSPLRQGEDNENNDSDDFSFDDDLSLPPGIKINDPVRMYLKEIGRVPLLSADDEVELAMRIKNGDEEAKRRLAEANLRLVVSIAKRYVGRGMLFLDLIQEGNMGLIKAVEKFDHNKGFKFSTYATWWIRQAITRAIADQARTIRIPVHMVETINKLIRVSRQLLQELGREPSPEEIAAEMELTVEKVREIMKIAQEPVSLETPIGEEDDSHLGDFIEDQEALAPADAAAYELLKEQLEDVLDTLTEREENVLRLRFGLDDGRTRTLEEVGKVFGVTRERIRQIEAKALRKLRHPSRSKRLKDFLE
- the dnaG gene encoding DNA primase, giving the protein MASGHGNIPEEVIESVLARHDIVETVGKVVHLTKQGKYLWGLCPFHSEKSPSFTVTPDRGVFHCFGCGMGGNAIKFRMEIEGLSFPEAVRIMAEESDIAIPEGRGGTLSPPDPERDRLISAYELSAKFYHFLLKNTEYGTAAMNYLRSRNFSDKMIDQFQIGFAPDRWDTLLQFLEKRGFDLAEMEKGGLLSARGEGKGYIDRFRGRIIFPIANRMGKVVAFAGRILGDGQPKYLNSAESRIFNKSRILYNLHQSKASIRKTRQIVLFEGYGDVISAWEAGVHNGVATMGTSLTESHVALMKSLGDEIVLSYDGDKAGQAAALKAIPMLEESGLRVKVAVLPGGMDPDEFISRHGGESFMERIIDSAVSAIKFKLIYLKKNHILLEEDGKIAYVKEALQIIATLQSSTEREVYLREISSELELSYDSLKQDCNLLRASMQKNMPEGDNNDNRWNNGRHKKGQVQTPALLPAYHAAERRLLSLMIQDPDAAAYVGERLGEDFNIDDHAAIAAYLYAYYAQGKPPGISRFLSSLQDDRLEKTATAISMMDTPPDWNTQVLDDCIREVKKYPVQRKMEQKREEMIQAEKSGDFLRAAQIASEIITLERQ
- a CDS encoding YaiI/YqxD family protein; the protein is MAMEKPRGAKIVVDGDACPVKKEITACARTFGIPVLMVSSYDHVLQADEGVTVVQVDRGADSADLYIANHIAAGDIVITQDYGLAALALGKRCRVLSNRGQEYEDSKMDFMLEGRHARAVERRRGHYSKGPKAITAEEKNLFQHKLTKLLTILQENVQQ